A window of Bufo gargarizans isolate SCDJY-AF-19 chromosome 9, ASM1485885v1, whole genome shotgun sequence contains these coding sequences:
- the LOC122919590 gene encoding RING finger protein 39-like — protein MDVIQQETEPTARTMSSTGPFRELQDGSVCSLCGSYFQDPVTTECGHSYCRTCLVDRAGGKDNAGGQLECPTCGRMMGWRAVTTDVRLGVTTRIAKRLNFQAMPPRRRRMQEQEI, from the coding sequence ATGGATGTCATCCAACAAGAGACAGAACCGACAGCGCGCACAATGTCCTCGACAGGCCCCTTCAGAGAGCTGCAGGACGGCTCCGTCTGCTCGCTATGTGGCAGTTACTTTCAGGACCCGGTGACCACAGAGTgcgggcacagctactgcaggacGTGCCTGGTGGACCGCGCTGGAGGGAAGGATAACGCTGGGGGTCAGCTGGAGTGCCCGACGTGCGGACGGATGATGGGATGGAGGGCGGTCACCACCGACGTACGCCTCGGGGTCACCACGCGTATCGCCAAGAGGCTCAATTTTCAAGCCatgccacccaggaggaggaggatgcaggaGCAG